In Chitinophaga oryzae, the sequence TAACTACGGCATCCAGCAGGTCAATAAACACGTAGATGTGCTGAACGCCTACGACTATGCCCAACTGGTATACGATGGCCATAACAACGCATACCTCGATGCAGTGCCTGGCGGCAAACCCACCGACCCAAACAGCGTGCGCCCCAGGAACCCGTCCACCTGGGTCCCGCCGCAGGTACTGCCCTACCTGGCCGGAGAGAAAGGCCTTACCAATACCGACTGGCAGAAAGAGATCTTCCGGCAGGCGCCTATGCAGAGCCACAACGTCAGCATCTATGGCGGCAACGAAAACCTCTCTTACTATTTCTCCGGTAACTATCTCAATCAGGACGGTATCGTGATCAATAACAACTATAAACGGTATTCCAGCCGTTTCCGCATCGACGGCGGCAGCAAACGATTTCGTTTCGGAGTGAACATGAGCCCTTCCTTTACAGACAATCACCTCGTGAATGCCGAAGGTCCCTGGTTTGCTCCCAACTCAGGCGTGGTAGCGCTGGCCCTGGGATATGCGCCTATCTTCCCGGTGCATAATCCCGATGGTACTTTTGCAGACTCAGTGAACGTATGGGGTTATGGCCAGACCAATCAGCTGAACCCTGTCGCCGTAGCCACGCTCATCAAAGACCGCATGAAGAATTTCCGCCTGATGGCCAATGCCTATATGGAGTATGAAATCCTCTCCGGCCTGAAATACAAAATCGCTGCAGGCGCAGACATCAATACTTTCCGCAGGGACTATTACCGTCCTTCTACCCTCCCGATCCCCTCCGGCACCCTGCCCTCCGTGGCGACCGGCTTTTCCAATACCGACCAGTATACCAACTGGCTGACGGAACATACCCTGTCGTATGCAAAGCTGTTCGGCAAACATAAGATAGACGCGCTGGCAGGGTTTACAGCGCAGAAAGAAAACCAGGAACACAACACCCTGACCGCCATCAATTTCCCTACAGACATCGTCACTACACTGAATGCCGGCCAGATCAACGCCGGTTCTTCTTCACAGGAGCAGTGGAGCCTGAATTCCTGGCTGGCAAGGGTACAATACAGCTACGCGGACAAATACTTCATCACCGGTTCCGTGAGAAGAGACGGCTCCTCCCGTTTCGGCATCAACAAAAAGTGGGCGTCCTTTCCCGCTATCTCTGCAGCATGGCAGGTATCCAACGAACCGTTCTTTAAAAACGTGAACGCCGTCAGTTCCCTGAAAATCCGGAGCAGCTACGGCCTTACCGGCAACTTCCAGATCCCCAACTACGGCTCGCTTGCGCAGCTGGCCAACTACAACGGCACCAACGCCAGCAACAGCAACTACATCCTCGGCAACCAGACACTGGTGAACGGTGTTTCGGTGGTAACGCCCGCCAACCCGGACCTCACCTGGGAAAGCACCGCCAGCTTCGACGCCGGGCTGGAGATAGGATTCTTTAAAGACGCGCTGAACCTGACAGTGGACTTCTATAATTCCAACACGACCAAACTGCTTTTAAATCTTCCCGTACCCGGCATATCCGGCTTCAGCACCTATCTGCAGAACATTGGCGCACTGAACAACCGCGGAGTGGAAATCACTTTGTCCTACAACAAAAAACTGGGTAAAGACTGGTCACTGGAAGGTAATGCCAATATCTCCTTCAACAAGAACAAAGTGACCCGGCTGGGGCCCTCCGGCGCGCCTATCATCGCTACCGGCGGTACCGGCAATGCGTATTTCAT encodes:
- a CDS encoding SusC/RagA family TonB-linked outer membrane protein, with translation MIRLLRRYSRILLLLLCAMHAYAQEAGKPVLVKGSVVSENGEPLIGVSITVKQRNGKETYNASTNERGVFQLQGLKAGAQYDFAFTFIGYEPNRVDGFTVKAGEGNLLLVRMKESSRGLNELVVVGYGSRTRKELTGAVASVRSADLMQQPVTSFDQALAGKMAGIQVMQTNGAPGGNVSIRVRGVGSISAGNNPLFVIDGMPVTNDTRNASPGPNNYQQPANPLAAININDIASIDVLKDAASAAIYGSRGSTGVVLIRTKKGTAGKLTVNYDANYGIQQVNKHVDVLNAYDYAQLVYDGHNNAYLDAVPGGKPTDPNSVRPRNPSTWVPPQVLPYLAGEKGLTNTDWQKEIFRQAPMQSHNVSIYGGNENLSYYFSGNYLNQDGIVINNNYKRYSSRFRIDGGSKRFRFGVNMSPSFTDNHLVNAEGPWFAPNSGVVALALGYAPIFPVHNPDGTFADSVNVWGYGQTNQLNPVAVATLIKDRMKNFRLMANAYMEYEILSGLKYKIAAGADINTFRRDYYRPSTLPIPSGTLPSVATGFSNTDQYTNWLTEHTLSYAKLFGKHKIDALAGFTAQKENQEHNTLTAINFPTDIVTTLNAGQINAGSSSQEQWSLNSWLARVQYSYADKYFITGSVRRDGSSRFGINKKWASFPAISAAWQVSNEPFFKNVNAVSSLKIRSSYGLTGNFQIPNYGSLAQLANYNGTNASNSNYILGNQTLVNGVSVVTPANPDLTWESTASFDAGLEIGFFKDALNLTVDFYNSNTTKLLLNLPVPGISGFSTYLQNIGALNNRGVEITLSYNKKLGKDWSLEGNANISFNKNKVTRLGPSGAPIIATGGTGNAYFITKIGETIGSYYLYVTDGVYRDKADLDGSAKTSNPTYAGDLKFKDINGDGKIDANDRSIIGSFQPRYIFGFSNTLRYKQLDLSFSIQGSQGNKILNLFRRYIANVEGNFNNLSFVKDHFVSPDNIGNGYTNRANRLATGGNGITSSWHIEDGSFIRVRNIALGYTFPASLLSRIHLSGARIYGAVQNPFTFTNYSLFNPEISNRTDNALTAGEDYGSYPLARVYSLGLNITF